From the Cucumis sativus cultivar 9930 chromosome 5, Cucumber_9930_V3, whole genome shotgun sequence genome, the window gTGACATTCGGAACTTTAAGGTGAGATAAAGCCACCTCCTTCGAACCAACCTTAAAGAGATCTATATTACCTTCCACCCCCTCAGGATGAGCCTACTTAGAATGTCCGCAACaagtaataagaaaaaaaaggagaaagtgGGTCCCCAATCTCAAGCCCCTAGAAGCCTTAATTGACCCCCTTTGGAGTTCCATTAATCAACGAACTCCAGACACAGTTCCACATCCGTATTCTCTATTTATACCCGACAACTTTCTTATCCAACACCTTGTCTAAAGTTCCAATCAACATGGTCGTGCACTTATACgaggaaaattttaaatatcatcccttctttcttttttatctataATCCTCAACAACTTCATTGGCAATAAGGGCCTGATCAAGGATATGTCTCTCTAATATAAAAGCACCTTAAGAAACTGAAATGGTTGAGTGGAGCATTTTCCTCAGGCAATTTGCAAAGACTTTGGCTAAAATCTTGTAAACACTTGTAACAAGAATAATAGGTCTGAAGTCCTTAAATGTTTGCATTATCCTTCTTCAAAATGAGGCACACGAATGTTTCAGAGAGAGATCTATTCAATATGCCCCTCTTAAAGAATTCTTTAAAAACACCTTCCAACTCATACTTGAGAagctaaaaattatttgataagatGTCGCTAAGAAAGCGTCTGAGCCCAATAATTTACTTCTATCACTCTGAAACACCATCTTAATTTCTTCCAAAGTAAACGAACACCAATCAATACCCTGCACAAACAGCATGGGAAGCAATAACAAGCTAAGAAGATTAGAAAAAACCGATAGGGCTCCTCCACCACCTCTTCATCATTACACGTCAATGCCCCATTATTCAAAAGTAAGGGACCAATgtgatttttatttcttcttccactaACGACCTTATGGAACATACCTGTGCTGGAATCTCCATCCTTCACTCAATCGACTTTGGCCTTCTAACTCCAACTTATGGTCTCTTTTCTAATTACCTTAGCAACCTCCCCTTTTAGAGATTCTCTTTCTTGTTTAAGGGCAGGATCCAAAGGGCTCTCTATCTCCTCCGAGTCAATATTGATCCTTTTTAAGAATCTCTTGCTTCATGATCTTAGCATCCCCAGAAACATCTCTATTCCACAATTTAAGAAGCCCTTTCAGAGCTCTCAATTTACCCACAAATCGATAATCTTTCATTTACCCAAGACTGGGGTGCTCCACCAAGAAGAGATATTGGATTTGGAAGAAGGGTGCTCAAGCCACATATTCTCACTTCTTGCATAccaatgttttaaaagtataCAAAATTAAGTTGAAACATACAGTTGCAGGACCCCCTAAGATCATATCACAAATTTTGCTTCGAGATGccattgaactaaaatattctcaaaattaatttatggaAGTCAGAAAAGTCTATCAGAATCAGTAGTAAGGTTGTCCAAAAAGCTATGTATCCATCCAACTAACACTGGGTGTcaaattatacaaataaaaagatattgattTCATTACAGAAATTCAATAGGAATTATCTTTGTACTTCCCCTTGAATTACTTCTCAGAACATTACATACAGAAAACAAACAGAAATGCGCTTTTCCTGGGTTGGATATTACTAAAGGAAACATATCCATTGTTCTGATGCTTGGGGTTTAAGCTTCCAAAACTGGGCAGCATCAACACTTCATTGACTTAATGATTAGAAGGGAAACAGACATTTTCTAACAAGACAAACATGATGACTAAAGACTGAAGAGTTATTTCAGATAGATGCATTCTTCTCATGTTTTGTTCGGCAGAAAGTAACAAGTCCATAGGGCTTACCTTACCTACCCACATAAACTAGACGGGTATCATTCTTGTACTCTCTTTTTAGTTAGAGCATATATAATCCACTTTTCTTGCAAACATTTTATTcatgtaaatatattattgtttaatcCAAACGAAACaaagattaataaaaataaataaataaagcatgGATATGCGATCCAGTTTCCACATCTTGAAACTTCAGAAacataaaactatttttgcCACATGAAAATCTCAATAAAAAATACGATTATACGAGAAAGAAACTAAAACCTTGTTTTTTATGTCCTTTGCAGAATCAGTCACATATATGGCAGAATTAGGATCACTTGCGGACATCTTTCCTGTCTCCCCCTGCAGATCAGATACAGAGATAATAAGAAAGTAGCTGAACAACTCATGAAAAATTCCTGGCGCCATGTTTAACATGAAACCAGtgaaccaaatttttttactatgcAGTAAACTTGGTAAGGAGAAATAAATAggtacaagaaaaataaataaaacaatatttctttttaagaaatggGTATGTAGAtccaaaagaataaatcaaaataattctGTACATATGATAATGCTTGACATAAAAGTCATGCAACCATAAACATCATTCACAATTCTGAAGCCGAGTCCACATATACTGAAAAATGGCAAGTAAGCTTCCACCATATTTATattgctatttttctttatgagCCAAAAAGATTCTACAAATTAATCACCGTGGAGTGGTAACTTTTAACATGATGAGACAAAAGACaagatttctatgaaaatcAGACTTCAGATTCATCAATTGTAGGCTGTATTTTCCTTGGTTCTTTTGCTCttagtataattctcttgtgaTTTGAGTATTAGTCCcatttaatattattgataaagaGTCATGCcaccatttcaaaaaaaaaaaaagaattgttgTGTTACCTGCAGAGCAGGAAAGAAGGAAGATTCAATCAATGCAGGTTTATGATATCCTAAGCGAGGAGCTACATCCCTTGTCATTCGAAAATAAGGATCCTggagaaacaacaaaaaaaaatcacacaaTTGGAGAAAATTCAATCATggaccaaaaataaaatgccAAGCCCAGACTCTGACTCCAATGTGGTACAAGCTATTTAACAAGGTGAACAAAATGCGTGCCAGGAGAAACAATCAAACACCTGATCAATAGCACAAGGTATTAAGCACCGAAGATCATCCTTGCCAGAGAAAAGATGTGGGAATGAACTCGGAAATGAAGGAACTGCCTGCATCAAAGTGAGATGGTggtggaaaaaaaatttaagttaatcCTACAAACAATTCCATAGACAATGTAGCGATACTGCAATGATTATGCAGAGGGAGAAAACAATCATGAGATCAACAAAAAAGTGATTCCACATTTTTAGTTGATTATGTGACTATGTTCTGGGTTTTTGTGATTTATGGTACAAAGAATGATTTGGTTTTCGTGATTTATCATTTATGGTATTAAGAGTGTGCGAGATAAGGTTCCAGTCAATTCAACCTTAATGTAATGTAACTCAATGAGTTCTTCCACTTAGTGGGACTTATAGCTACACCTATTATACTTATAACCTACGCTAATCTATGCTAATTGGAGTAGTTCTCACATTCCCCTTTTCCCTTTGAAAGAAGATATGAATGGGCTATTCTTACTGTTTTAGTTCTATAAACGTATAATTGGAGTAGTGTCTTCTTAAGAAGAGAGACTTATGAACCAGAAGTCTGATCTTCACAGAATTGGAGTTTTAtggaacaagaaaaataagtttcaTTTCTAGAGAAGTTAATGATGTaatctttctttcaaaattttaaatatatggaATTCATCTATTGTGTGAACTTGAGAGCACAAAGATCATGAATGATCAACAGTAATTCATCTGAGAGAATAGAACAAAATTCATGGGACAAATTAAGATCATATATTGCAGAGGATATGACCCAATCTGATATAACTTATAAGATTGATGtgataatacaaaataaatttaaataagaattatCCATTATTCCAATTAAATGTTGTAATCCATACCTGCACCGGTGGAAAACTAACTTTTCCAATATGATCTTCACCAGTAAACCCGAAAATACCCACAACCTTGCAAGACCAATGCATAAAAAtaagcaaaataataataatattatcaataatattaataaagaaattttgaaaacgaaaactGTTAGAACGGTTAGATTATGAGCACATACCTTATTGTATGTAACACATTTGGCAACTTTCACCATGTTTTTATAGAAAGCACTGTGAAATAAATCCCAAAATAAACTAAGTTAGGAACTTGGATCTTTCTTGATAAACAATGAATGTATATTtgtaaaaccaaaaacaactCCAGGTAGCAAGCATATAAGCGCTCCTAGAAATCTGTATAAGACATTCAGAAAGGCCCACCGGTTCCAACTAAATGACTGTTAGATGGTTTATTCTCTTATGACATATAAGCTTGCTTATATCATACTCACCCACCAATGTAATCAAAATCAGAGAAGATAAAGGTTTTCGAAACATCAAAACCACAAGCAATGATGTCTTTTGCGTTCTCACGAGCAAGTCTCTGGCTCTCTTCCACGGAGAGATTTTTCCACATGCATTTCTCATCGTCAGTGAGTTGTATCACAAGGGGCACCTTAAATGCATCTTgcaaatatctataaaaacaTTCAATACCTATAGTCAGATAgcgaaaagaaaaatgagccTCCTAATCCATAGACTCAATTAAGAAACACGAAATGCCACACCTAactcaaatatattttcatgcCAGTTTCCAAAATGGAAACGAAATTCACATCATTATCTAGTTAACTTCCCCATCCATGAAAAAGACAGCATTGGATATTCaattacttgaaatagatatGTAAAGGCCAGAAAATTCAGTGTAAGAAGAAAGTGAAGCGCACTTGGTAAACATAAAAGGAACCAGATGCCCCAAATGCAATGCTTCAGAAGAAGGTCCTCTTCCTGTATACAAGTAGAACTTCTCTCCTCTCTCGTACGcattcaaaatttcttcaaaatccctgagtgaaaacaaacaaagtcAAGTACAATTAGCGCAACTATGGAAGTTCAAAAAGGAGTTTCGAGAGAGGTAGAAACAAACCGATGGGCAAAGAAGACACCACGGCGGAGGAAGACATGGGGAGGACGAGAAGTTAGCCGCTGAACTCGGTCGACGAGAGACGGCTGGAGCCTCTGGCATCCGAATTTGTCAATTAGCTTGTCGTAGTCGATTTTACCTCCATCTTTAGCTGAAACTTGCCAAGGATTAACCACCTGATCATCTTCTACCACAGATTCCTCTACCTTTCGCTCCGCCTCTGCCTTCTCCATGAACGCCGTCGCCGTCGCCGCGCTTGTTTTAGAATGTTAATCGTTGTGGCCCTACGCCCTAGTAAATTTCTCTTCTCATGCTCCCCTGAAAAGCAAGCGGGCGGGCGGGCGGCCACTGAATTTGGAAgttacattttgttttgggctcacaaaaataaataataaattgaatttagaaATCTAATAATCACTATGTTTTGAGATATAGCAAAACCATCCAACTCATTTATGAACATTGCAAAATTTTTACTTACTCTTTATTTGTGGTAATTCCTTGTAAACTCAAATTAACATTTACTACTTTAGTCATACACATCTTTCATCTaagtaattctttttttatttataaatattattaacagTTTTATCATTCTAAATACTttcgtaaaaaaaattaaaagtccTACAATTTACTTTAGTTCAAGAGAATATGAATGGTATAACCGTGGTAATATCGAGTGAGAAAATACTGAAATGATGTATGAGAATTTTATCAAATCTtaaagaattgtttttttagataattaCCAATCATGAggactaaattttaatttttaaaattataggaAGTAAGTTTCAACCTTCTCCAAATTATAGgacaaatttactatttaacTGTTTTTACGTTCAAAGAAGATCAAATGGCATGTTATAgcaaaaaatgttatcatTCCCTATATTCCATATTTCATAGAGAGAAAAGTATAAATAGTGGCACACAAATGCTCTGAACCAACTAAACATACATGCATAATAAACTCTTACCTATAATTTAATCATTCATCTAatctatttggtttttagtaTAATTGGGGTAGGAAGATTGGAACCACAAATCTTGTGATTATTAAAAATCTCATGGGAGAAATTAAAGGGCTCAATGGAACCCATGAGATAGGGATGGACACTCAAACGGTAGaaacaaaactacttttagAAACCAAACTGAACCAAGTCGAAAGTGTGGTTCAatccaatttcaaaaaccgaatttaaaaactaaatcaatttttttttaataatatgtatacATACATGTATTTGTGTCACCgtctaagtcaaaagtctcCCTCTTGACCTTATCCCTTAGGTCATGGATCTACAACCTTAGAAAGTTTCCTAATGGCCTCATTGGATCGCCAATCTCTTCATCTTGACCTTAGAACACCTCTCTACGATCTCCATCCCTCTCATCTCAATTTTCTCCATCCTCTTCTCTCAATCTCGACTTCACCAGTCACAACGCAGTCTCTCTTCGACTCAACTCCATCTCTGAATACCCCCCTTCGAAGTTCGACCACCTCCATCTTTGTCTCCCTCTATTACTCTCTCCCACgatgattttctcttttttacatTGAACATTTTCCTTGAAAATTGGCTTCGTTTCATAAGTAGGTAAGGAAAATTGAGATTAgtgaattttgtgtttttacttttatttaggTCTGAGTGAttaatgttgtttgttttcagaattttgcttttctttattagtgaaatataaaaaggaagaaaaaccaaaagGAAGCAAAAATGCTTTTAACATGTTGGTCTAGTGAATTCATCTTTACTTattagcaaaagaaaatatgataagGAGGTTTGTTTTCTTGTGCCTGTGTTTAGATCCACAAAGTTGGGTTTCTGCAACAATATAGAAATGAGCTTTGAATGACATTAACTTAAAAAGGTGCACTTTTTACAAATCAACAATGATTTTCAAACCAAACCCAACCACATATATATGGTTGGATTTGGTTCGAGACACAAAAAAACATTCTAGTTTGGTTtcatagttttttattttaaaaaaaatgatttcttttgGTTTCCAAACCGAATTGTTTCCACCTTTACCATGAGGTAAACTCAATATGAGCTAAGAGGAGCCTATGAGAGAACTCGAGAGATGCTCAAAAGACCGATGGAAGAGAGCTTAGTGGGACTCATGAGGTAAGCATGATATAACTCAAGGGAGCATAGAATAGAGGTCAAAAGGACCCATTGGAAAGTCTAAGAAAGCTCAGATGGAACCAACCTATGAGGTGAACTTAGCGAAGCTTAGGAGATAGCTTAAGAGAACTCATGAAAGAGTCTAAGAAAGCTTAGAGATAGTTTAGTGGGACCCATAAGGTGAGTGTTGTCATGCCTTGATCTGCAAACAACTTGAAGCAACAGAAAGATGTGtgaaaagaaatgtgaattggattaaATCTTTGAACTTTGGTCTTATCGCCTAGTCCACTCAGAAACTTAACACAATAAACTTTAACTATTACGCAACAAGAACATCATAAAGAAGCAGAGAGTATAActaatatcttattttaataacttaaacTTTAGCAGACAACAATATTTACACCAATCCTTgctataaaatataacaacataACTAAACGCCTGCTAGTCTCTTCTCACCTAGCAAGCTTCTCACTCTTTCCTTACCTTGGCCTTATCGCCTTGCTACCTGGGgaggaaaaaatttaaaacataagtcaaaAGACTCAGTGAAGTTGTTTAGAAAACCATTTGGAACACATTTCATAATACATTCAATTTGGTTCAAACATGCCCATCGCctcattttaataataacaaacaatCGCATAACACACAAATTAGTCTTGAATCCTTCTCGCTAAGAGCATAAACCATTTCCAACACCAAGACTCGTCGTCTTGTGTTTAAACTATTGCGATGACCTTTTCATTAACAGCATTCAGGAATCTTCTGGTCACTCCTCATTGCTTAGGCCACCAAACACAATGCACATCTTTTATGCATTAACTGACTTCACTCCACCATGCAAGCCTTTTCGACACGGTTGCCTATATccttatgtgcacataacaGTTAGCTCAATGATAGGCAtaaactaatggtttgaacacATTTTCACATTCGTGAACAACATAAAACTTCTTTAAACATAAGCCTCTTTTTGATATATTCATATCTATCAGATTTGACATCTTCTCGCCTGGCTTCTTTTTGCATGGCTCTCAAAACGCCTCAAGTCTTTAAACACCTCAAGTCTTCTTGCCTCACCTCATTTAACATAGTCTTCAAAACGCAAGCTTCTTCTCAAAAAGCATATTTACACCTTGTAAAAAACTTAACTCTTCTATTCCAGACACGGGTCTCACGAGTATAGTGTAGCTTAAGGGAGTCTAGAAGAGAGCTCAAGAGAACCTACGAAAAAGCATAAGAGAGTTTAGAAGCAGCTCAATGAGACTCATGAGATGTTCTTAATAGAGCCTATGAGAGAGAGGTTAAGAGGATCCATAAAAGAGTCTAAGAGAGATTAGAGTGAGCTGAAGAGGACCCAGCTTAGAGGAAGCTCGGTAGGATCCATGGGGTGAACGTAGTGGAGCCCAATAAAAAGCTCAAGAAGACTCATTGAAAAACCCAAGAGAGCTCGATTGAACCCATGAGGTAAGCATAGTGTAGCTTAAATGAGCCTAAGCCAAGAGAGCTTATGAGAGTCTAAGGAAGTTGAAGCTTAGGTATAGGAAACCTAGCTAAATTCTTCAAAGAGAGttttgaagggataaaagccctaTAACAAcggaatattttaaaaaactattactcaatttaatttggaaatctctaaataccagtacattgacaaaaatttagaatcaaaactctaaataaaaaaataagcatGCTTTTAATTTAGAAGATACAAAGAACTAACTTTTGTTGATATCTCTGAATCTACAAACTACCAAATTGGGGACACCACCCGTCGAAGACCTTCTTATCTTCTAGGATGAGATTGGTatgtgggaaccaattgggatggaaAAAGGTTTGAAGATATTTGAGATAAACTATTTTCTCTTTGTAGAGAGCAAAAacattggtttcttttttcttaatgaaaactgtttttttctagatatttaaaactttttttccttcttggaataagaaaaagagtaggagagaatcatgagattctattatcaaatctactaattaattaacaattaatcaattagttaataattaattaaatcatattttattcaaattttattcaaatttatttgaatgaatatctctccaatatcttatagatttatattaatataaataatcatatttaattaatattttattcaaatcttatttgaatgaatatctctccaatatcttatagatatagttaaatcaaatttaaataaaactaaactattaattaattctcaaattaattaatagctaaattaaatatattatatttaacttaaattaaatttgaatcatattcaaatataagtttctctcttgaccaataattttaatatgaatctaattcacattaaattaatatttgaactcattcaaatattttatctctcataaagtaattttgaaagtaattttgaatcatatccaaaattaagtttatataataaagtttgataaactttatattataatgtatcactatacattatactaactcccaaagtaaatttgaacatttcaaattgcaaccaatataataaatctcattaccctttacgagctaggaaggggacctaatggacctacatatcaaaagctacaacgatatgagattaactGGCTAATTTCATTAatcacattaattaatattcgttaattgtgtgtacacttcactaaagactcacaattgaactcttctcactatagatatatttatgtgtccacAGATGTAAACCAATAGTAGTAAGTTAGTTGTTCAggagtgttcgtaacaccagctgggtcaatttaatgttttacctttaggttacctctaatccctaaatatcagtgctcctctaagagaacactcatctacttaccctaaagtagggaatgagtgaattccatcttatGTAATTACGTTCCCAGCTCCCCACTCATatttgtccccaaaatgataaacttATTGAGTCAATGATCTGACTACTCTCAttcgtacaaatcaaaggataaTCTCTTGCAAATAGGAGTTTATAATACATTCAGGATTAaaactaagttacctaggtcatcctagtgaaatataaacctaactagttaacgaagTTACATCTAGTAGTTACTATTTTGCGATCCGGTCTTATACAATCTCActgcataggataccctcacttGCATCTCAACTACACGAACGTGTTGGATCAttgcatttgtatcaaatacaaaatgagtcgtatccatagtgttatcACGATAAGGTACCCGatcttatccctatactatagaacctttaagttgatctcgaacattgatccatgtatgtctctatatattgttcaagactcattaaacaattTAGGAGgctagtttattggatttgggttattgagaagaaactaataatataattaataacaattattacaataataacactttattaataacgatcaataaattatatttacaatctacaaGTTTTAGGACACAAATCCCAACAAGTTTAACTTACCAGAGCTCAAAGAAGCTTAATGTCACATGGTTAGTTTTCTAAAGTAACAAACGTGCGGCACAATGGTGTTTTAGGCATTGAGAAGCACCAAAGTAAGTCTTCTTAGAGGTTAAGAACTTATTAGAGTTTTAAGGGacttgagagaaagaaaagtacTAGGAAAGTGTAGAAAGAGTTTAAGAGAATGAGTACAAAGctttattgataattttccAAGGATGGTTACAAATGAAACTCCTTTGGGAAATTTATACAAGAGACACACTGACTTGGACTCTTAAACCGCCTTAATAGGTCTGTTAAAATACATCTAGACCTTCCTCAGGTTTTCACGATGCTTCTGACTAATATTGAAGGTTCCTGACTGTCATAAAAGTTTCAGGACATGTTTAGGTGTGTCTGGTGCACTCCCGAAGGTTCTCATGTCTTATATCTCCCCCGCATGCGTTTCACCCATCGTCTAGCCTTTCGCTCGTCATTGTTTTCTAGAATGTTTTA encodes:
- the LOC101203149 gene encoding LOW QUALITY PROTEIN: tryptophan--tRNA ligase, cytoplasmic (The sequence of the model RefSeq protein was modified relative to this genomic sequence to represent the inferred CDS: inserted 2 bases in 1 codon) translates to MEKAEAERKVEESVVEDDQVVNPWQVSAKDGGKIDYDKLIDKFGCQRLQPSLVDRVQRLTSRPPHVFLRRGVFFAHRDFEEILNAYERGEKFYLYTGRGPSSEALHLGHLVPFMFTKYLQDAFKVPLVIQLTDDEKCMWKNLSVEESQRLARENAKDIIACGFDVSKTFIFSDFDYIGGAFYKNMVKVAKCVTYNKVVGIFGFTGEDHIGKVSFPPVQAVPSFPSSFPHLFSGKDDLRCLIPCAIDQDPYFRMTRDVAPRLGYHKPALIESSFFPALQGETGKMSASDPNSAIYVTDSAKDIKNKINKYAFSGGQDSIEKHRLYGANLEVDIPTKYLNFFLDDDAELEHITKEYGAGRMLTGEVKQXLIQVLTEMVERHRRARAAVTDEMVDAFMAVRPLPNMFD